From Spiroplasma eriocheiris, the proteins below share one genomic window:
- a CDS encoding sugar kinase, with protein sequence MKKKVIGILGDPLLRLTTKMGTSFEDGSFVRFNYGGAEMNVGINLAGWDNEVYAISQFPENQIGNKFKKHLNSFGVKTNFITSTHNSRIGLYYLSSPTSIKNGEVTYDRNNSAFWSWNPDEETINKIVKTIDHLHLSGITLALNQTVQTNALKLIQAMQKNNKTISFDFNYRANLWTIQEAQQAILTILPYVDYAFCGHKDLQFILNLIVNNSSEDYQLELQTGWQNLMAEFPNLKLLACTKREVKSPQDNILTGFLYANNKFYQTTPVVLHNIIDRIGGGDAFASGILQGVLNGWEDNVTLDFALANSVLKHTMYGDHYSFTIDEIKKFITQPARDVTR encoded by the coding sequence ATGAAGAAAAAAGTCATTGGTATTTTAGGAGACCCATTGTTACGATTAACAACAAAAATGGGAACTAGTTTTGAAGATGGTAGTTTTGTTCGTTTTAATTATGGTGGTGCAGAAATGAATGTTGGTATCAATTTAGCTGGTTGGGATAATGAAGTTTATGCAATTAGCCAATTTCCCGAAAATCAAATTGGTAATAAATTTAAAAAACATTTAAATTCATTTGGTGTTAAAACCAATTTCATTACTTCAACTCACAATAGTCGGATTGGATTATATTATTTATCATCCCCCACTAGTATCAAAAATGGTGAAGTAACTTATGATCGGAACAACTCAGCATTTTGAAGTTGAAATCCTGATGAGGAGACAATTAACAAAATTGTCAAAACAATTGATCATCTCCATCTTTCAGGAATTACTTTAGCATTAAATCAAACAGTTCAAACAAATGCTTTGAAATTAATTCAAGCAATGCAAAAAAATAATAAAACTATAAGTTTTGACTTTAACTACCGAGCTAATTTGTGAACGATTCAAGAAGCTCAGCAAGCAATTCTAACAATCTTGCCCTATGTTGATTATGCTTTTTGCGGACACAAAGATTTACAATTCATCCTTAACCTAATTGTTAATAATAGCAGCGAAGATTATCAATTAGAATTACAAACCGGATGGCAAAACTTAATGGCTGAATTTCCTAATTTGAAACTTTTGGCATGTACCAAAAGAGAAGTTAAATCTCCACAAGATAACATTTTAACTGGTTTTTTATATGCTAATAACAAATTTTACCAAACTACCCCGGTTGTCCTTCACAACATTATTGATCGAATTGGTGGGGGTGATGCTTTTGCAAGCGGAATTTTGCAAGGAGTCCTTAATGGTTGAGAAGACAATGTTACATTAGACTTTGCCCTAGCTAATAGCGTTTTGAAACATACTATGTATGGTGATCATTATTCCTTTACAATTGATGAAATTAAAAAATTTATAACCCAACCTGCTCGTGATGTTACTAGATAA
- a CDS encoding bifunctional 2-keto-4-hydroxyglutarate aldolase/2-keto-3-deoxy-6-phosphogluconate aldolase: protein MENVLLTLKNEKIVAVIRTTTAQKAIAAVKACIEGNIKIIEITFTIPNIEEVIKTIQTTYQKQTDIIIGAGTVINEELAQQAIAWGCQFIVGPNFNLAISKLCQAKKVLYIPGAMTITEMTNILANGWKLVKLFPGSCFSPDYIKAIKAPLPNIEIMPTGGVDEHNLQIWLKNGCLACGIGGNLINPIEKDDYLAVVNKAKEYVRLAQNI from the coding sequence ATGGAAAATGTTCTCTTAACATTAAAGAACGAAAAAATTGTGGCGGTAATTCGTACCACCACAGCACAAAAAGCAATTGCAGCAGTTAAAGCATGCATTGAAGGAAACATCAAAATTATTGAAATAACTTTTACAATTCCTAATATTGAAGAAGTTATTAAAACAATACAAACAACTTATCAAAAACAAACCGATATTATAATTGGGGCCGGGACTGTCATTAATGAGGAATTGGCACAGCAAGCAATTGCTTGGGGATGTCAATTTATTGTTGGACCTAATTTTAACTTGGCAATCAGTAAGTTATGCCAAGCAAAAAAAGTTTTATATATTCCGGGAGCTATGACGATTACGGAAATGACTAATATTTTAGCCAATGGTTGAAAACTAGTAAAACTATTTCCGGGCAGTTGTTTCAGTCCTGATTATATTAAAGCAATTAAAGCACCTTTACCAAATATTGAAATTATGCCAACTGGCGGTGTTGATGAGCATAATCTCCAAATATGGCTAAAAAATGGTTGTTTAGCATGCGGAATTGGTGGTAATTTAATTAATCCGATTGAAAAAGATGATTATCTTGCCGTTGTTAATAAAGCAAAGGAATATGTGCGATTAGCACAAAATATTTAA
- a CDS encoding GntR family transcriptional regulator: MFIKKDKNLSSLNSRDYAYQLLKQNILEFVILPGTLISENELSKQLNISRTPIREALKVLQTEGLIDILPQKGSFVSKIDIQQAEDGILVRKAVEIEILKQACVKFDKKVWSHLEKIIQKQEKLISQEIFDVMKFYELDNEFHRLIFLGVNHEHIWTKLREMAASYDRIRIIEVIDQINLDIVLNQHKEELEIIKNGWVDKIDQFMQNHTHNFLKTIPYMRQKFPNIFK; encoded by the coding sequence ATGTTTATTAAGAAAGACAAAAATTTAAGCAGTTTAAATTCTCGTGATTATGCATACCAACTACTAAAGCAAAATATTCTTGAATTTGTAATTTTACCTGGCACTTTAATCTCTGAAAATGAATTAAGTAAACAATTAAATATTTCACGGACTCCAATTCGCGAAGCTTTAAAAGTTTTACAAACAGAAGGATTAATTGATATTTTACCCCAAAAAGGTTCCTTTGTTTCAAAAATTGATATTCAACAAGCAGAAGATGGCATCTTAGTTCGGAAAGCCGTTGAAATTGAAATTCTAAAACAAGCTTGTGTTAAATTTGATAAAAAAGTATGGAGCCACCTAGAAAAAATTATTCAAAAACAAGAAAAATTAATTAGTCAAGAAATTTTTGATGTAATGAAATTTTATGAATTAGATAATGAATTTCATCGTTTAATTTTTCTTGGTGTTAACCATGAACATATTTGAACCAAGTTACGAGAAATGGCGGCAAGTTATGATCGAATTCGGATTATTGAAGTAATTGATCAAATTAACCTCGATATTGTGTTAAACCAGCATAAAGAAGAACTGGAAATTATTAAAAATGGTTGGGTCGATAAAATTGATCAATTTATGCAAAATCATACACACAACTTTTTAAAAACAATTCCTTATATGCGTCAAAAATTTCCTAATATTTTTAAATAA
- a CDS encoding PTS transporter subunit IIC produces MMLNTDGYSISGGTEFMLFLNSFFGEAALLVGLICLIGQLIQRKSFSDVVVGTFKCIIGFFILEIGSSALKTTLGDFTPVFKNLVTGPDGSSITAQFASNEAIFATIGGIIPSIMTVATGIMVIAILLNIAMAALTRFRYVYLTGHVLYYMSIAFAAAILVGISGALKAEDYVIIIIGGATFLSFYAMMSSAANQRFLRYILGRDSIAVAHTGSLSFTMAGYIGLGFNKLAKGKVKSTENMNVPKTAGFLKEGMITTALSMLIFYILIFCIAYGVRGINAFIGTSAGPSSLNAYAKDPTMSWFALALIDGFKFAAGTQILVFGVKMFVGQLVPAFKGFAEKVVKRGRAGVDVALTWVTAPNATVIGFITSFAGGIVGFALTFVIAKFAPQVTLLGTDNMYHAVSAIPVVLPGIVGHFFIGAGAGVYGNSRGGIWGALVAPFLSGVIITFIPCAFYAANMYAGPDYTIRIGAGWSDTDFIWALIPGAFALINKWVVLIVGIALVIGTVAGDNIRTLIQKKKGTYRPAGAYTEEEMLAKFNIKPKEFKIEV; encoded by the coding sequence ATGATGTTAAATACTGATGGTTATAGTATCAGTGGGGGAACGGAGTTTATGTTATTCCTTAATTCATTTTTTGGTGAAGCTGCGTTACTAGTTGGATTAATTTGTTTAATTGGACAATTAATTCAGCGCAAAAGTTTTTCTGATGTTGTAGTTGGTACTTTTAAATGTATTATTGGTTTTTTTATTTTAGAGATTGGTTCATCCGCTTTAAAAACAACTTTAGGAGATTTTACCCCAGTTTTTAAAAACTTAGTAACCGGTCCTGATGGTAGTTCAATTACTGCGCAGTTCGCATCCAATGAAGCAATTTTTGCCACAATTGGGGGAATTATTCCATCAATTATGACAGTGGCAACGGGTATTATGGTTATCGCAATTTTATTAAACATTGCCATGGCAGCATTAACAAGATTCCGCTATGTTTATTTAACGGGACATGTTTTATATTATATGTCAATTGCGTTTGCCGCTGCTATTTTAGTTGGTATCAGTGGCGCTTTAAAAGCTGAAGACTATGTAATTATTATCATTGGGGGAGCAACCTTTTTATCATTTTATGCAATGATGTCAAGTGCAGCTAACCAAAGATTTTTACGTTATATTTTAGGGCGTGATAGTATTGCAGTCGCTCATACCGGATCATTGAGTTTCACAATGGCTGGTTATATTGGACTAGGATTTAACAAACTTGCCAAAGGCAAAGTTAAATCAACAGAAAATATGAATGTTCCAAAAACAGCTGGATTTTTAAAAGAAGGAATGATTACTACGGCATTATCAATGTTAATCTTTTATATTTTAATTTTTTGTATTGCTTATGGAGTCCGTGGAATTAATGCATTTATTGGAACTTCAGCAGGGCCATCTTCGCTAAATGCTTATGCGAAAGACCCGACAATGTCATGGTTTGCGTTAGCATTAATTGATGGTTTTAAATTTGCGGCGGGTACCCAAATTTTGGTTTTTGGGGTAAAAATGTTTGTTGGACAATTAGTACCCGCCTTTAAAGGCTTTGCAGAGAAAGTTGTTAAGCGAGGACGAGCTGGAGTTGATGTGGCTTTAACATGGGTTACGGCCCCAAATGCCACTGTAATTGGATTTATTACATCATTTGCCGGGGGAATTGTTGGTTTTGCATTAACATTTGTAATTGCAAAATTTGCCCCCCAAGTTACTTTGTTAGGAACTGACAATATGTATCATGCTGTTTCGGCAATTCCAGTTGTTTTGCCAGGAATTGTTGGCCATTTCTTTATTGGCGCTGGAGCAGGAGTATATGGAAATTCTCGGGGGGGAATTTGAGGAGCACTTGTTGCCCCATTTTTATCAGGAGTTATTATTACTTTCATTCCGTGTGCTTTCTATGCCGCTAATATGTATGCGGGACCAGATTATACCATTCGAATTGGGGCGGGGTGATCAGACACTGATTTTATTTGAGCATTAATTCCGGGAGCATTTGCTTTAATTAATAAATGAGTGGTATTAATTGTAGGAATTGCATTAGTGATCGGGACTGTTGCTGGTGATAATATTCGCACTTTAATTCAAAAGAAAAAAGGAACTTATCGACCAGCGGGTGCTTACACGGAAGAAGAAATGTTAGCAAAATTTAATATCAAACCAAAAGAATTTAAAATTGAAGTTTAA
- a CDS encoding SDR family oxidoreductase: protein MAVAINPNLEGKVVVITGAGGNNPRGTTSKEVYEVGDEINKEIQSFFDMEVEGFKFVFDLNFIGKFNTIKVFIKHMLNKEATIINTSSMASFAPMTKVPAYAAAYAAVNNFTKWLAVHFAPSNVRINAIAPGFFLTAQNKSLLQTNDGQWTPRTKKILAATPMNRLGEPKELLGTILWLMDHEASGFVTGVVVPIDGGFQAYSGV from the coding sequence ATGGCTGTAGCAATTAATCCTAATTTAGAAGGAAAAGTAGTAGTGATTACTGGTGCTGGTGGAAATAACCCGCGGGGAACAACTTCAAAAGAAGTCTACGAAGTTGGAGATGAAATTAACAAAGAAATTCAAAGTTTCTTTGATATGGAAGTTGAAGGATTTAAATTTGTTTTTGATTTAAACTTCATTGGGAAATTTAATACAATTAAAGTTTTTATTAAACATATGTTAAATAAAGAAGCAACAATTATTAATACCTCTTCAATGGCATCTTTTGCCCCAATGACAAAAGTACCAGCTTATGCAGCAGCTTATGCCGCTGTCAATAATTTTACAAAATGATTGGCAGTTCACTTTGCACCAAGTAATGTCCGTATTAATGCCATTGCGCCCGGTTTTTTCTTGACCGCTCAAAATAAATCTTTATTACAAACCAATGATGGTCAATGAACACCGCGCACTAAAAAAATTTTAGCTGCTACCCCGATGAACCGTTTAGGTGAACCGAAAGAATTATTAGGAACAATTTTATGATTAATGGATCATGAAGCATCTGGGTTTGTTACTGGTGTAGTAGTCCCTATTGATGGGGGCTTCCAAGCATACTCAGGAGTTTAA
- a CDS encoding 5-deoxy-glucuronate isomerase, which yields MKTYYAIGIKEYSQMNSQELRENFLISNLFINDEFNIYYTHYDRNVIIGCKPVSKEIVISDGKVFNQPYFLSRREMGIINLGGTGRIEVDGQKFELAKTNALYIPMGAKQISFSSITQNDPALFYINCAPAHQGYQIKK from the coding sequence ATGAAAACTTATTATGCTATTGGAATTAAAGAATATTCCCAGATGAATAGTCAAGAACTACGAGAAAATTTTTTAATTAGTAATTTATTTATTAATGATGAATTTAATATTTATTATACGCATTATGATCGCAATGTAATAATTGGTTGTAAACCAGTTAGTAAAGAAATTGTGATTAGTGATGGAAAAGTATTTAACCAACCTTATTTTCTTTCGCGCAGAGAAATGGGGATAATTAATCTTGGTGGAACCGGACGGATTGAAGTAGATGGTCAAAAGTTTGAGTTAGCTAAAACCAATGCGTTATATATTCCGATGGGAGCAAAACAAATTAGTTTTAGTTCAATTACTCAAAATGATCCAGCATTATTTTATATCAATTGTGCTCCGGCACATCAAGGCTATCAAATAAAAAAATAA
- a CDS encoding 5-deoxy-glucuronate isomerase: MCSGTSRLSNKKITKQDIKQKFVGNPQQGNTRIINQLIHPDYVQTNQVCMGITELIENGNWNTMPCHTHERRMEAYLYFDLPVTDIVVHLMGQSQETRSLIVKNNEVVLSPPWSIHCGVGTTSYSFVWGMAGEDFNWDDMQIVKPTDLL; encoded by the coding sequence TTGTGCTCCGGCACATCAAGGCTATCAAATAAAAAAATAACTAAACAAGATATTAAACAAAAATTTGTTGGTAATCCCCAACAGGGTAACACAAGAATTATTAACCAGTTAATTCATCCAGATTATGTTCAAACTAATCAAGTATGTATGGGAATAACTGAATTAATTGAAAATGGTAATTGAAATACAATGCCTTGCCATACCCATGAACGAAGAATGGAAGCATACCTATATTTTGATTTACCAGTTACTGACATTGTTGTTCACTTAATGGGTCAATCCCAAGAAACACGATCGCTAATTGTTAAAAATAATGAAGTCGTTTTATCACCACCGTGATCAATTCATTGTGGTGTTGGTACTACTAGTTATTCGTTTGTGTGAGGAATGGCGGGTGAAGATTTTAATTGAGATGATATGCAAATAGTTAAACCAACAGATTTATTATAA